The DNA sequence GGGAATCGTGATCCCGTTGATTTCTCCTGCCGAGGCGAGGCGCGTGCTGCGCGAAGCCGACTGCCTGCACAGCCGCGAGGCGGTCGAGACCGCAATCGACCGCCTTGCTCAGAACACGGCCGAAGTCCTTGCCGAGCGCAATCCCCTGGTCCTCGGGGTGATGACCGGCTGTGTGGTGCTGCTGGGAGGCCTGCTCTCGCGCTGGTCGTTCCCGATGCACCTCGACTACGTGCACGCAACCCGCTACCGGGGCGACACCCGCGGCGGGCCGCAACTCCACTGGCTCGCGCAACCGCAGACCCCGATCGCCGACCGTACGGTGGTACTGGTCGACGACATCCTGGACGAAGGCGTGACCCTCGACGCGATCCGCCGGCATTGCCTCGACCAAGGGGCCGAGCAGGTGTTCAGCATCGTGCTGGTGGACAAGGCGAACCCGAAGCGCGATCCGCGCATCACCGCCGACCACGCGGCGTTGCAGGCGCCCAACCGGTATCTGTTCGGCTACGGCATGGACTACCATGACTACCTGCGCAACGCTCCGGGCGTGTTTGCGGTACGGGGAACCTGAGTCCCGGATTCCAGGCCAACCCCGGCGATTCCGATCGAAACCCAGGGCGTTGTGGTCGGCCTCGGCCCTGCGCATCGTTTCATTACGGGGTGCCGGCCCCGAGTCATTGGACGGGCGACGGGGCACAGGCCCCGGGTCATTAAACGGGGCGCAGGCCCCGATGAGGAAAGCGCATGAGCGACGCAGGTCTGGCGATCATCGGCGGCACGGGGCTGACTCGGCTCAAGGATCTCGAAATCACCCGCCGCGAAGTGATGCACACCCCCTACGGTGAGCCTTCCGGGCCGCTGACCTACGGCCGTTACCACGGCCACGAGGTCATCTTCCTGCCTCGTCACGGGGCTCAGCACACGATTCCACCGCACCAGGTGAATTACCGGGCCAACCTCTGGGCGCTCCGGAACGCCGGCGTCGACACCGTGCTTGCGATCGCCGCGGTCGGCGGGATCACCGCAGAGATGGCACCCGGTGTGATCGCGGTACCCGACCAGATCATCGACTATACCTGGTCGCGCTTTCACACCTTCTTCGAGGGTGACGGGAACGAAGGCGTGACCCACGTCGACATGACCTATCCCTACAGCCAGGAACTCCGGGAGACGCTGATTGCAGCGTCGCGGGAGCTCGGTCTCGGGGCGGTCGAGCAGGGCACCTACGCCGCGACCCAGGGGCCCCGCCTGGAGACCGCGGCCGAAATCGATCGACTGGAGCGCGACGGCTGCGACCTGGTGGGCATGACCGGTATGCCCGAGACGGCCCTGGCGCGCGAACTGGAGCTGCGCTATGCCTGTTGCGCGGTGGTTGCGAACTGGGCCGCGGGCCGGTCGGAAGGCGTGATCACGATGGACGACATCGCGCGCAACCTCGAAACCGGGATGGCGCGGGTGAAGCGGCTCTTGCCGGAAGTGATCTCCCGACTCTGAGAGGCTCTCCGCCGGAACGCAGACGCATGGCCGGAAATTGGCCGGTGGAATCGAGAGGCGCGGGCAACTAGCCACCGGCACCAGGGCACAGCCTCCGTATACCGTGCGCTTCAGTCATTGGGAACTTGGGAGAGCGAGTGGTGCGTCTCCCGGATCCGCCGAACGCCCAGGCACGCATCGAATTTAACATAATATACATTATGCGAAGTCGGATTCGCGGCTGTGGCTGGCAGTGCCTAGGCTACTGCGGCCCTGGCTCGCCCTGCGGCTCGATCAGTTGCCAGCGCGACAGCAGTGCCGGCCCGCGCACCTCCGCTCCGAGTGCACGCAGCCACTGGGCGACCCGGGTGTTCGAGTTGTTCCGCCAGGTATACGGCTCCGGGTGCGGTGCAAACACGAGATCGTACATCGCCACGTACCGGTGCCGTTCGGGCTTGCGCGCGTGCAGTGCGTCGAGTTCGTCGCGCAGCCGATCGGCATCGGCACCGGAGACTCGCAACGGGTACACCGCCTGAACGCCCACCCGCAGCTGCGCCAGCAATGCCGGCTCCTCCGGAGGCCCCCTTAACTCCCGACGTGCCAGCGTCGCCGGGGTCCTCAGGAACAGCGCAGCCAGCGCCGATCCGATCCTCATGTCCTGATCGGCATAGAAGCGCCAGTCGCCGTAGGCATAGCGAACCATCGAACCCGCCGGCGTGGCGACCACCAGGCTGGTATGCCGGCCATGGTCCAGCAGGAACACCGCCCGCGGATCGTCCACCTGCAGAGGCGGCTGGACCGGGGTCGCAGAACATCCCTGTATCAGAACAATGACCAACAGAAGTAAGGCCGTTTCGAGAATTCGACGCGGTCGCGGCACTGTGCGGTCCCCTTGCATCGGCTCCGGCATACCGCGGCCGCGGAATCCCCGATCGGCCTCAGTGTGCCTGGGCGATTTCTGTGAAACGAAACGCCATTCGATCGATCGCCTTAGCGTGAAAGTCACGGCCTGTCTCGTGTCCCGGGCAACCCGTAGGGCGGAAAAGCGCAGCGTCATCCGCCGCTCGGCGTTCGCGCCTGCGCGGCGCCTGCGGCAACCCCGGCGCCAGCTGGCGGATGACGGCCTTCGGCCTTTTCCGCCCTACGCCTCTTTCATCATCGGGGGTGGCCACAGGGGTCATGGCAGTTAGCCCTTGGAGTCCGCCGACGCCATGGCGGTACGGATGGCCTGCAGCATCGGCTCGGGATCCCGGTAATCGATCGGGATCGGCCGGTACCCGCGCGCGTCCCAGAAGACCAGCGCCGGAAAACTCTCGACATCCATCTCCCGCGCCAGTGCGATCTCGGCATCCAGTTCCTGCTGCACCGATTCCGACTGCAGCGCTTCGCGGAACTGATCGATGTCCAGGCCCAGTTCTTCGGCCAGCGCAATCAGGGTCGCCTGATCCGACGGATTCCGTGCCTGGGTGTAGTACGCGCGCTGAATCGCGGTGTTCATCGGGTATTCCCACTGCTCTCCCTGGCACCGGGCCGCGATCACCGCGCGGCAGGCGGCATAGGTGGCGCGCCGCGGAACGCACTCGGTCCAAAACGCGAAGTTGAGTTCGGTGTCGGGTACATGCTGCTGGATCCTGCGCCACGACGACTGCACCATCTCGCGCAGGTCCTCGGACATGGGTTCGTCGGTATCGGGTGCCAGCCCTCCAAGCAGCCGGCGGACCTCGATCTCCGGAGGCAGGCGTTGCAGAAGTTGTCCCAGCACCGGTGCCATCGCCCAGCACCAGCTGCACATCGGGTCGTGCACGTAATAGAGCACGGGTTTCTCAGGGAAGGAATTCATCGCGACTGCGTTCTCCTGTCCAGGTCACAGGTGTACCACGAATCGGCGGCCGTTACCGGCCACGGGTGGAAATCGGGAATTTCGGGTCGACGCGACGGGTTGCCCGCGCACCGGCCACCACGCCAGCGCCGGGCGGCGTCTGCGCCCTGCCCTACCGTTCGGGCTCACCGGCCGGTCGCTGTTGCTCCGGGCGCAACCGGGGGGTGAAATAGTCGTCGGCTTCGTCCAGGTCGACCGGCTTGCCCTCGCGGTCGACCAGCGGCTGCTCGTAATCCTTCCACCCCCGCAGGCCCGTCTTCAGGCTGAATATCTGTTCGTACCCCAGCAGTTTCAGGCTCGCGCCGGCCAGCAGGCTGCGGTTGCCCGAACGGCAGACGAGCACGACATCGCGGTTGCGGGCCCGCACCAACTCCGGCACGGTCTCCTCGTAGTCCCACTCGCAAGCCGACTCGAGGATCCCGCGCGGCACGTTGATCGATCCCTCGATGTGCATCGCGTCGAATTCGTAGGGCTCGCGGACATCGACCACCAGAGTGTCGGGATCGGCCGACAGTTTCTCCTCGAGATCCCACGGCATCAACTCCGGCACATCCCGACAGCAGTCGTTGACCAGATCCATGAACTTCTTCATCGCGTGATCCCCGTATCGGCTAGCTCTTGATGTCGTCGGCAGCGCCGCTGGCCTGGCCACTGCCGCGGTCCGGTGCCGGTCTCGATCGCACGGAACGCCCCGTGCGCGCTCGCAGTCAGGGGCACAGGCGGTCGAGATGCGGAAACAGGCCACCGGTGACCGGATCCAGTGCCATTCGCAGTCCCGAACCCACCGCATCGGTGTTGCCGAAGATCGGCGCCAGCAACGGCTCGCCGACCAGCCCCATGACCAGCAAGCTCTCGAGCAGTAAACGATCCTCGGTGGGCAGCGCGTCGTCCAGCTCGCGGAACTGCCTGCAGCGTTCCGGATCGGCGACACAGGCGTCCATCCGGGCGGCATCGTCGATCAGATGCTCGATGCGGCGGTGTCCGGCCGCACTGGGCCGGATCGGAGCGAAATAATCCTCGATCGCCTCGAACAGATGCACGACCACGCCCTGATCGGAGCATTTCGACAGCGCGAAGCGCACCGTGTCGAGGTACGCCTGTCCCGGGGCGTCGAGGCTGCGCCGCAACTGGGCCGCAAACACGTTCCCCTGCCCGGCCGCGGCCTCGAGCACCGGCGCGAGATCGCCGTGGCGCGGGTGTGGCGCCCGGTCGTGCGGCAGCCTATCGGGCAGGGTCTTCAGGAAACCGACCCGATAGGCGGTTTTGCGCTGTCCCTTTTTCCATAGATCGAGCCGCACCGGCTCGTCGATCAGCCCCGGCTGGAGCACCAGACGTACCGATTCGACCATCTGCGCCGGTTGTTCCTCGTAGGCGAGAAATTCGACCAGAAACTCGGCGAGAACGCGCGCCATGCTGCCGTTGACAACCGCCTCGCGCCGGAGCATCGCCCGGGCATGGTCCGACGACTGCAGCAGCCACCACGCGCGGCTGGCGAGTTCGTCGGTCAGCCCGCTCGCGTGCACCACCGCCGCCAGCGCCTCCGGTTCCCCCAGCTTCAGCAGGCCCTCCAGGCTCTCGGCGCGCGCGTGCCCTACCCTGCGCGTCCAGCGCTTCAGGTAGGCCGGGTAGCCGTGCGGCACTCCCAGCACCGCGCTCGAAATCACCTCGCGTACCTGGCGCAGGTACTTGTCGTCCGGGCAATTCGGGTTCAGCACGATGCGCGCCTCGCCGCGCCCGGTCAGTGCGTGCACCGTCATTTTGCCCTCGTCGATGCGCAGCGCGCGCAGATCCTGCTTCAGCAGGACATTCAGGCGCAGACTGTCTTCGGGGGTCAGCATGGCTCAGTTCAACTGGACGCGCTGGCCCCAGGGCACGGATGCCTTGCCCTTGACCAGCCAGATCACTGGGTAATGTGGCGGCATCCGCGGGAACGAGCCCTCGGCGTCGGTGAAATAGACGAGCAGATCCGGCGCCCGATCGAGCCGATCGGCCCACTCGAACACCGGCTTGAAGTCGGTGCCGCCGCCGCCCCTGAACGATGTCGGCACCTCGAGTGTCTCCCAGGCCTCGAACGTCCACGGCCCATCCGGGCACAGGCGCTCGTCGCAGGCCTGCAGCACCACGCGGGCCCGGATCTGGCCCTTGATCGCGTCGATTTCGGAGACGAACTCGGCGATTTCCTCGCCGGTGATCGACCCGCTGGAATCGACGGCGACCACCACCTCGAGCTGGTGGCTGCGCAGGCTGGGAAAGATCGCCGGCTCGCCCCGACGCGACGAGGGTCGCGTGTAGCTGTAGTCATCACGCGCCTGCGCGGTCATGTAGTGCGCAAGCAGCATGCGCCAGGGCAGCCTCGGCTCCAGCACGTAATCGACCAGCCTTGCCAGATCGCCGCTGAGCTTTCCGGCCTGCATCGCCTGCTGTGCAGCCCCGGCCAGGCGCTGCTTCCACTGGACCTCGAGCGTCTCGCGCTCCTGCGCGCTCAGCGGCGGCGGCTCGTGGGCGCCCTCGCGATCCTCGTCGACGCCGTCCTGCGGCTGGGCCTGCTCGTCGGTCTCGGTCTGCGGCCGCTGGGCCTTGCCCTGGTCGTCGTCCGGCTGCTGTTCCGGCGGGGGCGGCTGCTCGCCCTTGCCGCTGCTCTGTTCCTCGGGTTTGTCGTGCAGGGTCTCCTCGTTGCTCGAGTCGTTCTCGTTGTCGACCAGGAACGGGTAGATCTCCTCGGCGGTCATGCCGTCGTACGCGTGGCTGTACAGCGCGCCCGGCGGGGCGGTCAAACCGTCGTGGATCAGGATCGGATTCACCGCGAAGTCGCAGGCGAGGTCCCACAGGTGTTTGACCCGGTGGCCCCGGCGCGCAAAGTGCAGCAGCGCGCAGTGCAGCGCCTCCTGCGCGAGCACGAACTGCGTCTCGGCCAGTGACAGGTGCTCGATGTACTCGACGTTGTAGTACAGCTTCCGGGCATCGGTGGCCGTGGTCTTGCACCAGTCCGGCCGCGCCTGCTGCAGCGGCAGCCGCAGCACCAGTGCGCCCAGAAACGGCTTGTCGATGATCAGCCGCGTGCGCGCCGCTGCCAGTTTGGTCTCGACGTCGAGTTTCAGCACCACCGCGCGTCCTGTTCGTTCACGCCTCGTAGAGCATCAAGTCGGCGACCCGTTCCGACCACTCGGCGAACTGCGGCACCGAGAACAGCTCGTCGCCCAGTGCCCGGTGCATGTCGGTCACCATCATGATGCCCATCTCGCGCTGCGGGAACGTGCTAGCGTAGTTCAGGATATTTCCCTGCACCTCGACCGACGACGCGGTTCCCCGCGCGCGGATCGCCCGGCCGACCAGCGCCGCCGCGACCGCGTACTGCAGGTCGATCTCGCGCGGCGCGTCCACGGACTCGCCGCGCACGATCGCGTCCAGGTCGGGCATCTGGTCGAGATGGGCGATGAATGCGTTGAGTTCGATTCCGGCCGCCTGCCCCACGCAGGCCTGCAGCGAGCCGCTGAGCAGTTCCGGGTGTGTCTCGAACTTCTGCAGTGCCCGGTGCGCAAACTCCCAGGAGCGCGGCGACGGGAATGCGACCGGGTTGTGCGCCGGGTCGAACTCGAACAGCAGGTCCGGGCGGAAGCGGATGAAGGCGATGACGCGGTCGTCGATCCCACGCGCGTAGGCCCAGGCCGCCCAGTCGTCGACGTTCAGCTCGACCTCGAAATGCGAGAAGCGGTTCGCCAGCGGTGCCGGCATCGTGTAGGTCACGCCGCGGTCGCCCTGACGGTTGCCGGCGGCGAAGATCGCCCAACCCGGCGGCACCTCGTAGGCGCCGAGCCGGCGGTCCAGGATCAGCTGGTAGGCAGCGGCCGACACGCTCGGCGGCGCCGAGGTGATCTCGTCCAGGAACAGGATGCCCGACGCGCCTTGCCGGTCGGCGTCCGGCAGCATCGACGGCACCGCCCATTCGACCAGGTCGCCGTCCTTGAACGGGATCCCGCGCAGGTCCGAAGGCTCCATCTGCGAGAGGCGGATATCGATCAGCGGCACTCCATTGCGGGCCGCGACCTCCGCGATCATTTGCGATTTCCCCACACCGGGCGGCCCCCAGAGCATTACCGGGGTGTGGTGTCCCTCGAGGGTACTGGCAAACTCGCGGTCAAGCACTTGCAGCAAATGCGCGGGTCGCATCGCTCCTCCAATCGGTCTCGTAGTCGTCGCCGGCAACCGCCCTGCTGCGGAAAACCCGGCATCGCGTAAGCTGCACCGGCCCTGGCAGACCCGGCGCAGGTTCCGCCTCTGCCTGCGCACCGCAATTTCTGCGGGGCAGTGGTGATCGGTGCCAGGCGTCCGGCCCGCCTGCAATCGAGAGGGCGGCCGGCGCCAGCCAGCGACGCAGACTACGGGGTTCGCCCGGTGATTTCCACTGCACCTACAGGGGGCGGTTTTTTCGCGCCAGACCGGGCCCGTGCACCCCAGGCGAGCAGCGCCGGCGTTAACGTGAAAGAACCCGCGGCGCGCGTCCGGGGTGACCTGTAGGGCGGAAAAGCGCAGCGTCATCCGCCGCTCGGCGTTCGCACCTCCCCGGCGCCTGCGGCAACCCGGGCGCCGGATGGCGGATGACGGCCTTCGGCCTTTTCCGCCCTACGATTCTTTCATCATCGGGGGTGGCTGCCCGCGCCATGAAAGTTCGCGTGAAAGAACCCGCGGCGCGCGTCCCGGGTGACCTGTAGGGCGGAAAAGCGCAGCGTCATCCGCCACATGGCATTCGGATCGCCCCGCGCGGCCTGCGGCAACCCCGACGTGGGAATGGCGGATGACGGCCTTCGGCCTCTTCCGCCCTACGCCTACGCCTCTTTCATCATCGGGGGTGGCTGCCCGCGCCACGAAAGTTAGCGTGAAAGAACCCGCGGCGCGCGTCCCGGGCGACCCGCAGGGCGGAAAAGCGCAGCGTCAGCGGGGTCGCGATCAGCAGGCCGCGCGCGTCAGGCGCGCACTGCCCGTTCGATGCCCTCGCGCATCACGTCGGCCAGGAAGTCGATCTGCTCCGGGGTGATCACATAGGGCGGCATCAGGTAGCTGACATGGCCCAGCGGCCGCAGCAGCGCGCCACGGGTGAGTCCGTAACGGTAAATGTGCAGCCCGCGCCGCTCCTGCCAGGGAAACGGCGTGCGCGAGGCCTTGTCCTGCACCAGTTCGACCGCGGCAATCATGCCGGTCTGGCGCACTTCGGCGACGTGCGGATGCTCGCGCAGCGGTGCCAGCGCCTCGCCCATGTGCCGGGCGAGATTCCGGTTGCGCGCCAGCACCGGCTCGCGGTCGAAGATGTCCAGCGTCGCCAGCGCCGCGCGGCAGGCAAGCGGGTTGCCGGTATAGGAATGCGAGTGCAGAAACGCGTTGAGCCGCTCGTAGTCGTCGTAGAACGCGTCGTAGACCTCGTCGGTCGTCAGCACCACCGCGAGGGGCAGGTAGCCTCCGGTCAATCCCTTGGACAGGCACAGGAAATCAGGGCTGATCGGCCCCTGTTCGCAGGCGAACATCGTTCCGGTGCGCCCGAAGCCGACCGCGATCTCGTCGGCGATCAGGTGCACGTCGTAGCGGTCACAGGCCGCGCGCAGCAGCCGCAGATACTCGGGATCGTGCATGCGCATGCCGCCCGCGCACTGCACCAGCGGTTCGACGATCACCGCGCAGGTCTCGTCGGCGTGCTCGGCCAACGCCCGTTCCATCTGCGCGAACTGGCGCCGCGCCACGTCCGCGCAGGTTTCGCCCGCTTCCCGCTCGAAGCAGTCGGGTGCCGGTACGGTGATTACCGGCATCATCAGCGGCGCGTAGGTCGATCGATACAGTTCCACCGCGCCCACGGCCAGCGCACCCAGCGTCTCGCCGTGGTAGCTGTTGCTCAGGCAGATGAAGCGCTGCTTCTCCGGGTGTCCGCGGTTTCTCCAGTAATGGAAGCTCATTTTCAGCGCCACTTCGACCGCCGCGCTGCCGTTGTCGGCGAAAAAGCAGCGCGTCAGGGGTTCCGGAGTCTTCTCGATCAGGCGCTCCGAGAGCTGGACCACCGGTTCGTGGGTACAGCCGGCCAGGATCACGTGTTCCAGCTCGTCGAGCTGGTCGCGGATGGCCGCGTTGATGACCGGGTTCGCGTGTCCGAACAGGTTGACCCACCAGGAGCTGATCGCATCCAGGTAGCGCCTGCCGTCGAAGTCCTCCAGCCAGACCCCCTCGCCGCGACGGATCGCCAGCAGCGGGAGGCTGCCCTCCTCGCCGTAATCCTTCATCTGCGTGCAGGGGTGCCAGAGGGCCGCCAGGTCGCGGCGTGTCAGCGAGCGGGAATTCATGGGCACAGTGTAGCAATCCGGCGCGCCGCCGCGGCGGGTTGCGCCGGCAGGGATACCGGCAAGGCCTCGGCCGCCGGCGGGCGCGCGGCCAGGCACCGCGGCCCCGTTGCAGGGCCGCGGCCGATGGCGATCAGTTCAGCCAGCGCTCGAGCATTTCCGGGTTCGCTTCCACCCACTGACGCGCGTTGTCGTAGGGATCACCGCCCTCCTCGTTCATCACCATCAATTCCGCCATTTGGGTCGGAGTCCAATGGAAGCGGTCGAGAATCGCGTAGGCCTCGGGATGGTCGTCGCCGAGACCCGCGCGCACGATCGTATGGATCGTTTCTTCGCCACCGTAGATGCCTTTCGGATCCTCGAGGTATTTCAGCTCCCAGCGCCCTTCCTTCCAATGCGGCGTCCAGCCGGTGACCACGACCCAGTCCTGGTTGCGGATCGCATCGCGCAACACTCCGGTCATCGTGGCATCGGAGCCTTCCACCAGCGACAGATCCAGCCCGTACTCCTCGATCGCCGTCTCGGTGGTGCTCATGATCCCGGCGCCGGGATCGATGCCGATGATGCGGCCGTCGAAGCGGTCGGCGTGCTCGTTGAGCTGCTCGATCGAATCGATCTCGACATACGCGGGCACGACCAGGCCGATCCGTGTGCCCTCGAGGTTCGGGCCGAGATCCTCGACCCGATCGGCCACCTGCTCGAGGTAGTGGCCATGGGTCGTCGGAAGCCATGCGGCGACGAAGGCGTCCTGGTCCCCGGAGGCGGTGGACTGCCACATCGCCGCAGCGCTGACCGACGTCATGTTGACGTCGTAGCCGGCCTCCTCCAGCACGACCCGGATCACATTGGTGCTCGCGACCTCGCTGGCCCACTCGACGTAGACCAGGTCGATGGTGTCCGCGCGATCGCGCGGTGCACAGGCGCCCAGGGCCAGCGCCAGGGTCAGGCCGCCTATGGCCGCCACGCTCGTGGTTGTGTTCAATCGCATCGCTTGTCTCCTTGTGTGGGTCATGAGTGGGTCTTGCGTTTCTGCCCGATCCGCTGGGTCACCCGGTCCAGGATCATCGCGACGATCACGATCGCGATGCCCGCCTCGAATCCGGCACCCGGCTGCAGGCGCTGGATCGCGCGCCAGACTTCGCCGCCGAGGCCGCCCGCGCCGATCATCGCCGCGATCACGACCATCGACAGCGCCAGCATGATGGTCTGGTTGATCCCCGCCATGATGGTCGGGACGGCCAGCGGCAACTGTACCTTGAACAGCTTCTGGCGCCGGGTCGCGCCGAAGGCGTCGGCCGCCTCGACCAGTTCGCGCGGCACCTGCCGGATGCCAAGCGTGGTCAGGCGGATCGCCGGCGGCATCGAGAAGATCACGGTGGCGAACATGGCCGACACCTGGCCGAGGCCGAAAAACGGGATTGCCGGAATCAGGTAGACGAACGCCGGCATCGTCTGCATGAAATCCAGCACCGGCATGATCGCGCGATGGAAGCGCTCGGACAGCCCGCCCAGGATCCCGATCGGCATCGCGATGGCCACCGCGACCGCGGTCGCGAACAACACCAGCGTCAGGGTCTCCATCGTCGCGTGCCACAACTGGAGGTTCCACAGAAACAGCAGTCCGGCCGCGGTGCCGATACCGACCCGGCGCCCGGCGACCCACCACGCGAGTGCCGCGAACGCGGCGATCACGATCCAGGGTGGCGGAAGCGTCAATGCCCCGACCACCAGCTCCACTCCGTTGCCGAGCACGGTACTGATCGCGCGGGTGACGAAGGCGAACTGGTCGGTCAGCCAGTCCAGGCCGTCATCGATATAACGGGCCAGCGGGAACTTGTCCACGAACGGAAAATCCTGGCTCATGCGGCCGGCGCCTCGTCGATGGCTCCGCCTGCTTCGGATCCCGCTTCCGGTTCCCGGCCATTGCCGCGGCCCCGGCTGTCGGCCAAAGCCGCGAGCACGTTGCTCCGCACCACCGTTCCCAGCAGGCGGCCGTTCTCCGGATCGATCACGGACACCGGAACACGCGTGTCCACCAACCGCTCGATCAGGCCCGTCAGCGGTTCGTCGGGCCCTACGTGGGGCGCGTCGGTGCGCAGGATGCCGGAGATGTCCCGGTCTCCCCGCTGGATCGCGCTGGCCGCGTCTTCCGCGAGCACGTATCCGGCCAGAGTCTTGTCGCGGTTCAGCACCAGCAGGCTCGAGTAGCTGACGCGCTCCATGTTGTGCAGGACCGCGCGGGGCCCTTCGTGCACGAAGGCGAGCACGCCGGGGTCGCGCATCACCGTTGCGGCCGTCAGCACCTGGGACTTGTCGACATCCTCGACGAACCGCTCGACGTAGCGGTTCGCCGGGGACTCGAGGATCTCTTCCGGCGTGCCGATCTGGACCACGTATCCGTCCTTCATCAATACGATCCGGTCACCGAGCTTCAGCGCCTCGTCGAGATCGTGGGTGATGAACACGATGGTCTTGCGCACACGCGCCTGCAATGCGATCAGTTCCTGCTGCATGTCGCGCCGGATCAGCGGGTCGAGCGCGCTGAACGCCTCGTCCATCAGCAGGATGTCGGGGTCGACCGCCAGCGCGCGCGCGAGCCCGACGCGCTGCTGCATGCCGCCGGACAACTGGTCGGGATAGGCGTGTTCCCAACCGTCCAGCCCGACCTGGCGCAAGGATTCCTGGGCACGGGAGGCGCGGTCCGCCGGTGTTGCACCCTGCACCTCCAGGCCGAACGCGACGTTGTCGACGATCGTCTTGTGCGGGAACAGCGCGAAGTTCTGGAAGACCATGCCGAACTTGCTGCGGCGCAACGCCCGCACCTCGGAGTCGCTCAGCCGGGCAATGTCCCGACCGTCGATCTCCACCGATCCCGAGGTCGGCTCGATCAGCCGGTTGATGCAGCGAATCAACGTGGACTTGCCGCAGCCGCTCAACCCCATCACCACCACGATTTCGCCCTGGTCGACATCGAACGAGACGTTCGCGATGCCGAGGGTCAGGCCAGTGCGCGCAAGAATCTCCTTGCGGTCCAGCCCCTGTTCCAGCAGCTTCAGCGCCGGCCCCGCGGGCTCCCCGAAGAACTTGGTCAAATCGCGGATGCGGATCTTCGGCATGGTGACCGTCTCCTTCCAGCCGTTGGGGCCGGCGTGTGCCACCGCTCGGCGGGCTGCATGCGGCCAGGCGACCGGCTCACCGCGTGCACGCCGCCTTCGCTTCAGGCGGCCGGCTTCATCGACGCGAACTCGTCTTCGAAGAAGAACCTGGGCTCGTTGAAGGCCGGTCGCAGCTGGTCCAGCCAGGTCGCCTGCGGATCGAACTTCGCGAAGAACGGGCGTTGCACCCAGTCCGGGTTGCGTCCCTGCACGAAACGCAGAACGAAGACCTTCTCGCCATGGACCTCGGTCACGCCCTGCACCTCGACCTTGCCCGGGCCGGCACTCATCGACGGCCCGCGCG is a window from the Thioalkalivibrio paradoxus ARh 1 genome containing:
- a CDS encoding hypoxanthine-guanine phosphoribosyltransferase, coding for MSPAEARRVLREADCLHSREAVETAIDRLAQNTAEVLAERNPLVLGVMTGCVVLLGGLLSRWSFPMHLDYVHATRYRGDTRGGPQLHWLAQPQTPIADRTVVLVDDILDEGVTLDAIRRHCLDQGAEQVFSIVLVDKANPKRDPRITADHAALQAPNRYLFGYGMDYHDYLRNAPGVFAVRGT
- a CDS encoding S-methyl-5'-thioinosine phosphorylase — protein: MSDAGLAIIGGTGLTRLKDLEITRREVMHTPYGEPSGPLTYGRYHGHEVIFLPRHGAQHTIPPHQVNYRANLWALRNAGVDTVLAIAAVGGITAEMAPGVIAVPDQIIDYTWSRFHTFFEGDGNEGVTHVDMTYPYSQELRETLIAASRELGLGAVEQGTYAATQGPRLETAAEIDRLERDGCDLVGMTGMPETALARELELRYACCAVVANWAAGRSEGVITMDDIARNLETGMARVKRLLPEVISRL
- a CDS encoding DUF2459 domain-containing protein; amino-acid sequence: MDDPRAVFLLDHGRHTSLVVATPAGSMVRYAYGDWRFYADQDMRIGSALAALFLRTPATLARRELRGPPEEPALLAQLRVGVQAVYPLRVSGADADRLRDELDALHARKPERHRYVAMYDLVFAPHPEPYTWRNNSNTRVAQWLRALGAEVRGPALLSRWQLIEPQGEPGPQ
- a CDS encoding DsbA family protein yields the protein MNSFPEKPVLYYVHDPMCSWCWAMAPVLGQLLQRLPPEIEVRRLLGGLAPDTDEPMSEDLREMVQSSWRRIQQHVPDTELNFAFWTECVPRRATYAACRAVIAARCQGEQWEYPMNTAIQRAYYTQARNPSDQATLIALAEELGLDIDQFREALQSESVQQELDAEIALAREMDVESFPALVFWDARGYRPIPIDYRDPEPMLQAIRTAMASADSKG
- a CDS encoding rhodanese-like domain-containing protein; translation: MKKFMDLVNDCCRDVPELMPWDLEEKLSADPDTLVVDVREPYEFDAMHIEGSINVPRGILESACEWDYEETVPELVRARNRDVVLVCRSGNRSLLAGASLKLLGYEQIFSLKTGLRGWKDYEQPLVDREGKPVDLDEADDYFTPRLRPEQQRPAGEPER
- a CDS encoding vWA domain-containing protein, giving the protein MVLKLDVETKLAAARTRLIIDKPFLGALVLRLPLQQARPDWCKTTATDARKLYYNVEYIEHLSLAETQFVLAQEALHCALLHFARRGHRVKHLWDLACDFAVNPILIHDGLTAPPGALYSHAYDGMTAEEIYPFLVDNENDSSNEETLHDKPEEQSSGKGEQPPPPEQQPDDDQGKAQRPQTETDEQAQPQDGVDEDREGAHEPPPLSAQERETLEVQWKQRLAGAAQQAMQAGKLSGDLARLVDYVLEPRLPWRMLLAHYMTAQARDDYSYTRPSSRRGEPAIFPSLRSHQLEVVVAVDSSGSITGEEIAEFVSEIDAIKGQIRARVVLQACDERLCPDGPWTFEAWETLEVPTSFRGGGGTDFKPVFEWADRLDRAPDLLVYFTDAEGSFPRMPPHYPVIWLVKGKASVPWGQRVQLN
- a CDS encoding AAA family ATPase; protein product: MRPAHLLQVLDREFASTLEGHHTPVMLWGPPGVGKSQMIAEVAARNGVPLIDIRLSQMEPSDLRGIPFKDGDLVEWAVPSMLPDADRQGASGILFLDEITSAPPSVSAAAYQLILDRRLGAYEVPPGWAIFAAGNRQGDRGVTYTMPAPLANRFSHFEVELNVDDWAAWAYARGIDDRVIAFIRFRPDLLFEFDPAHNPVAFPSPRSWEFAHRALQKFETHPELLSGSLQACVGQAAGIELNAFIAHLDQMPDLDAIVRGESVDAPREIDLQYAVAAALVGRAIRARGTASSVEVQGNILNYASTFPQREMGIMMVTDMHRALGDELFSVPQFAEWSERVADLMLYEA
- a CDS encoding adenosylmethionine--8-amino-7-oxononanoate transaminase, with the protein product MNSRSLTRRDLAALWHPCTQMKDYGEEGSLPLLAIRRGEGVWLEDFDGRRYLDAISSWWVNLFGHANPVINAAIRDQLDELEHVILAGCTHEPVVQLSERLIEKTPEPLTRCFFADNGSAAVEVALKMSFHYWRNRGHPEKQRFICLSNSYHGETLGALAVGAVELYRSTYAPLMMPVITVPAPDCFEREAGETCADVARRQFAQMERALAEHADETCAVIVEPLVQCAGGMRMHDPEYLRLLRAACDRYDVHLIADEIAVGFGRTGTMFACEQGPISPDFLCLSKGLTGGYLPLAVVLTTDEVYDAFYDDYERLNAFLHSHSYTGNPLACRAALATLDIFDREPVLARNRNLARHMGEALAPLREHPHVAEVRQTGMIAAVELVQDKASRTPFPWQERRGLHIYRYGLTRGALLRPLGHVSYLMPPYVITPEQIDFLADVMREGIERAVRA